From a single Nematostella vectensis chromosome 3, jaNemVect1.1, whole genome shotgun sequence genomic region:
- the LOC5512590 gene encoding gamma-aminobutyric acid receptor subunit rho-1-like: MVYYIFADAYPVRHLLYRWKNSPGIKVLDGEMSQFYMTRITTSLRNEIYVAASSWLLSDSDLHPLHGHRVRGVDVTLGGPQGYASTLSLCIATLLTIATIWGNVNSSMPRVSYVKSMDIYLMTSFTFVLGTLLEYIVIMNKGHPKSKKLRKPVHQNDSIPPYRFSFRCWPLRHDSHASNTNHKNSSTPTKPTADKDSQPLKVEVYARIGFLSAFVLFNGVYWAVLRI, encoded by the exons ATGGTGTACTATATATTCGCAGATGCATACCCGGTGCGACACTTGTTATATCGCTGGAAAAACTCTCCTGGCATCAAGGTTCTGGATGGCGAGATGTCTCAGTTTTACATGACCAGGATCACAACATCCCTCAGAAACGAAATCTACGTTGCAG CGTCGAGTTGGCTTCTATCTGATTCAGATCTACATCCCTTGCATGGCCATCGTGTTCGCGGCGTGGATGTCACTCTGGGTGGACCGCAAGGCTATGCCAGCACGCTAAGCCTATGTATTGCAACACTTCTCACTATAGCGACTATCTGGGGCAACGTGAACTCAAGTATGCCCCGCGTCTCCTACGTCAAGTCGATGGATATCTAcctgatgacgtcattcaCCTTCGTGCTTGGGACGCTACTTGAGTATATAGTGATCATGAACAAGGGCCACCCAAAG AGTAAGAAACTCCGCAAGCCTGTCCATCAAAACGACTCTATCCCGCCATACAGATTTTCCTTTAGGTGCTGGCCCTTGCGCCATGACAGCCATGCGTCAAACACCAACCATAAGAATAGTAGCACCCCCACCAAACCAACCGCGGACAAGGACTCGCAACCTCTCAAAGTGGAGGTTTATGCTAGGATTGGGTTCTTGTCTGCATTTGTGCTCTTCAATGGAGTTTATTGGGCGGTTTTACGGATATAA
- the LOC5512621 gene encoding alpha-enolase isoform X2, with product MPVSKVHAREIFDSRGNPTVEVEVTTEKGTFRAAVPSGASTGIYEALELRDKDASKFLGKGVSQAVNNVNTIIGPALVSKNVDVTAQEDIDNMMLQLDGTENKAKLGANAILGVSLAICKAGAAHKGVPLYKYIAGLAGNNQVILPVPAFNVINGGSHAGNKLAMQEFMLLPTGASNFREAMRMGAEIYQNLKKVVKEKYGIDATNVGDEGGFAPNIQDNKEGLELLKVAIEKAGYTGKISIGMDVAASEFHKEGKYDLDFKNKNSDPSKWISADDLAAMYKDFISQYPVVSIEDAFDQDHWDAWSKLTGNVDIQIVGDDLTVTNPKRIQTAIEKKACNCLLLKVNQIGSVTESIKACKLAQSNGWGVMVSHRSGETEDTFIADLVVGLCAGQIKTGAPCRSERLAKYNQLLRIEEELGADAKYAGAKFRHPLK from the exons ATGCCTGTCTCAAAAGTGCATGCCCGTGAGATTTTCGACAGCCGTGGAAATCCCACAGTTGAAGTAGAAGTAACAACTGAGAAAG GGACATTCCGTGCGGCTGTCCCATCAGGTGCTTCTACTGGTATCTATGAAGCTCTTGAGCTCAGAGACAAGGATGCCTCAAAGTTTCTTGGAAAAG GTGTTTCCCAAGCTGTGAACAATGTCAACACCATCATTGGGCCTGCATTGGTATCAAAGAATGTTGATGTCACTGCCCAGGAAGACATTGACAACATGATGTTGCAACTCGATGGAACAGAGAACAAAG CCAAACTTGGTGCCAACGCCATACTTGGTGTCTCGTTAGCCATCTGCAAAGCAGGCGCTGCCCATAAG ggagTTCCTTTGTACAAATACATTGCAGGTCTGGCTGGAAATAACCAGGTTATTCTACCAGTCCCAGCATTCAATGTTATCAATGGTGGTAGCCATGCTGGTAATAAGCTGGCCATGCAAGAGTTTATGCTTCTGCCAACAG gggcaTCTAATTTCCGCGAAGCGATGCGCATGGGTGCTGAAATATATCAGAACCTGAAAAAAGTAGTTAAAGAAAAGTATGGCATTGATG CCACCAATGTTGGAGATGAGGGAGGTTTTGCCCCAAACATCCAAGATAACAAAGAAG GCCTGGAGCTATTGAAGGTGGCAATTGAGAAGGCAGGCTATACTGGCAAGATTAGCATTGGCATGGATGTAGCAGCTTCAG aGTTCCACAAGGAAGGAAAATATGATCTGGATTTCAAGAACAAAAACTCAGATCCTTCAAAATGG ATCTCAGCTGATGATCTTGCTGCAATGTACAAGGACTTCATCTCTCAATACCCAG tgGTGTCTATTGAAGATGCCTTTGACCAAGATCATTGGGATGCATGGAGCAAGCTGACTGGCAATGTTGATATCCAGATTGTAGG GGATGATCTGACAGTAACAAACCCAAAACG TATCCAGACGGCCATTGAGAAGAAAGCTTGCAATTGCCTACTACTGAAGGTCAACCAGATTGGATCAGTTACCGAGTCCATCAAGGC GTGTAAGCTTGCCCAGTCTAATGGCTGGGGAGTGATGGTGAGTCACCGCAGTGGGGAAACAGAAGACACATTCATTGCTGACCTGGTGGTTGGTCTATGTGCAGGGCAG ATCAAAACAGGTGCCCCATGCAGATCTGAGAGACTTGCCAAGTACAACCAGCTTCTCAG AATCGAGGAAGAGTTGGGAGCTGATGCCAAGTACGCAGGCGCAAAGTTTAGACACCCTCTCAAGTGA
- the LOC5512621 gene encoding alpha-enolase isoform X1 — translation MVLQRLFRPFSPTLKNLIGQSNRFVLLNCRMISTASPSKGMPVSKVHAREIFDSRGNPTVEVEVTTEKGTFRAAVPSGASTGIYEALELRDKDASKFLGKGVSQAVNNVNTIIGPALVSKNVDVTAQEDIDNMMLQLDGTENKAKLGANAILGVSLAICKAGAAHKGVPLYKYIAGLAGNNQVILPVPAFNVINGGSHAGNKLAMQEFMLLPTGASNFREAMRMGAEIYQNLKKVVKEKYGIDATNVGDEGGFAPNIQDNKEGLELLKVAIEKAGYTGKISIGMDVAASEFHKEGKYDLDFKNKNSDPSKWISADDLAAMYKDFISQYPVVSIEDAFDQDHWDAWSKLTGNVDIQIVGDDLTVTNPKRIQTAIEKKACNCLLLKVNQIGSVTESIKACKLAQSNGWGVMVSHRSGETEDTFIADLVVGLCAGQIKTGAPCRSERLAKYNQLLRIEEELGADAKYAGAKFRHPLK, via the exons ATGGTTCTGCAGCGACTATTTAGGCCCTTCAGCCCAACGCTAAagaatttgattgggcaatcAAATCGATTTGTTCTTTTGAACTGTCGTATGATCTCAACAGCTAGTCCTTCTAAAG GAATGCCTGTCTCAAAAGTGCATGCCCGTGAGATTTTCGACAGCCGTGGAAATCCCACAGTTGAAGTAGAAGTAACAACTGAGAAAG GGACATTCCGTGCGGCTGTCCCATCAGGTGCTTCTACTGGTATCTATGAAGCTCTTGAGCTCAGAGACAAGGATGCCTCAAAGTTTCTTGGAAAAG GTGTTTCCCAAGCTGTGAACAATGTCAACACCATCATTGGGCCTGCATTGGTATCAAAGAATGTTGATGTCACTGCCCAGGAAGACATTGACAACATGATGTTGCAACTCGATGGAACAGAGAACAAAG CCAAACTTGGTGCCAACGCCATACTTGGTGTCTCGTTAGCCATCTGCAAAGCAGGCGCTGCCCATAAG ggagTTCCTTTGTACAAATACATTGCAGGTCTGGCTGGAAATAACCAGGTTATTCTACCAGTCCCAGCATTCAATGTTATCAATGGTGGTAGCCATGCTGGTAATAAGCTGGCCATGCAAGAGTTTATGCTTCTGCCAACAG gggcaTCTAATTTCCGCGAAGCGATGCGCATGGGTGCTGAAATATATCAGAACCTGAAAAAAGTAGTTAAAGAAAAGTATGGCATTGATG CCACCAATGTTGGAGATGAGGGAGGTTTTGCCCCAAACATCCAAGATAACAAAGAAG GCCTGGAGCTATTGAAGGTGGCAATTGAGAAGGCAGGCTATACTGGCAAGATTAGCATTGGCATGGATGTAGCAGCTTCAG aGTTCCACAAGGAAGGAAAATATGATCTGGATTTCAAGAACAAAAACTCAGATCCTTCAAAATGG ATCTCAGCTGATGATCTTGCTGCAATGTACAAGGACTTCATCTCTCAATACCCAG tgGTGTCTATTGAAGATGCCTTTGACCAAGATCATTGGGATGCATGGAGCAAGCTGACTGGCAATGTTGATATCCAGATTGTAGG GGATGATCTGACAGTAACAAACCCAAAACG TATCCAGACGGCCATTGAGAAGAAAGCTTGCAATTGCCTACTACTGAAGGTCAACCAGATTGGATCAGTTACCGAGTCCATCAAGGC GTGTAAGCTTGCCCAGTCTAATGGCTGGGGAGTGATGGTGAGTCACCGCAGTGGGGAAACAGAAGACACATTCATTGCTGACCTGGTGGTTGGTCTATGTGCAGGGCAG ATCAAAACAGGTGCCCCATGCAGATCTGAGAGACTTGCCAAGTACAACCAGCTTCTCAG AATCGAGGAAGAGTTGGGAGCTGATGCCAAGTACGCAGGCGCAAAGTTTAGACACCCTCTCAAGTGA
- the LOC5512592 gene encoding msx2-interacting protein, whose protein sequence is MVRETRHLWVGNLPENIREEDIVKHFTRYGRVESVKILPKRSAEGGRASFVDFVDIRSATKAHESPNRIGDRELRTDYNEPSSTGVSRVHEPAIPSPPRGRRYDRRTEGAPEGRYNERRPHYNYDGGYSDDDGGPNSRVDRGSTRYSAQRGPGYNRDRDVSHKRPLPKPDSYNEKVQSPDRSSEGGSDSSHSQSDSSSSSSSSDGESGSDSDSSTTSKTTKTTSALCVQNLSTRSSDGSIREGLYHEFKKHGEVTRIYIHGTGGSRSAIIYFRRPEEAERALEVCQGKMFLGAEMQIQHWHDEKFEGSDFPPRHRGGGSISNYSEDEFDPGCTRTLFVGNIEKTTTYGDLKEAFERYGEVIDVDIKKQPGNNPYAFVQFAELSSAIQARRKMDREYVGRNRVKVGFGKVNPINTIWVGGVTNSLSEQQVERHFGRYGRVTKVVINRVTNQALVSFDSVDSATIAHAQMKGRTMFSRRVRVEFVSRESRQLFYDTLQRMGHSEGGGGGRRYDYPPPDRPRGHSSGYYDNRRGNSRGMRGGPRRGQGYRPWHSRMEYNDNYSNNGLYPHESNPRHRDNYEGGPGHEYESDDFDQQLKEYNYRRQREREREREREGRHMDRGPRDRHEGDYTEGDRYYPEGGSRWSQGDRDRDRGPDRESSVGSYDDEREPRDHKPSQHQDYPEKPEHSIPKAENRERMPSVENKSELAEERKGKKKKEKKSKRPLQPGEGGSRGSDTEEEVVAKRRKKVKEEERVTQPDKTSELTESTKRPAADAPPPTPEPSLPTEKKKKEKREKKERKREKKTRRARTPVEEPENFEKDVPLPRVHEEQDQVEKEHRWTPDGTQEPYEKHRRPSFDDNEEECENGEDKARKVEVEKRLSREERDPSRSPWASHREERKRRHTPHEDSPPPPPPPPPPPEEPSNKSRVIDRTTVPMSRPPYDVVGPSPVRGDTPYDTSPLSRAPLGTSPIINTKPAVLPGLPGTPPITSPSSLPPPPPLQGYNPPPPTQQSNDDTLLELLCRYPVVWQGLVALKNDTAAVQMHYLSGNSRLAEASLPQAPAAQAMATVPPPLRIAQRMKLEQSQLEGVVRRMQCEADHCLLLALPCGRDPLDVHAQTRALKNGFINYLQQKQAAGIINVARPGSVQPSYVLHIFPPCDFAQEHLARVSPDLLDSAADSGHLMVVVASV, encoded by the exons ATGGTGCGCGAAACTCGCCATCTTTGGGTTGGAAACCTTCCTGAAAACATCCGAGAAGAAGACATTGTGAAGCATTTTACCAG ATATGGAAGGGTTGAGAGTGTAAAGATTTTGCCCAAAAGAAGTGCAGAGGGTGGCAGGGCATCTTTTGTggattttgtggatatcagaAGTGCCACAAAAGCACATGAATCTCCTAACAGGATTGGGGATCGTGAGTTGAGGACCGATTACAATGAGCCATCGTCAACTGGCGTATCAAGGGTACATGAACCTGCCATACCTTCCCCTCCAAGGGGACGGAGGTATGACCGACGAACAGAGGG AGCTCCTGAAGGGAGGTACAATGAACGACGCCCACATTACAACTATGATGGCGGTTACAGCGATGACGATGGCGGGCCTAACAGTAGGGTTGATCGAGGTAGCACAAGATACTCTGCCCAAAGGGGACCCGGGTATAACAGAGATCGTGATGTTAGCCATAAACGACCCTTGCCAAAACCAG ACTCGTATAATGAAAAAGTACAGAGCCCTGATAGGAGCAGTGAGGGTGGCAGTGACAGCAGCCATAGCCAATCAGACAGCTCGAGTAGCAGCTCTAGCAGCGACGGCGAGAGTGGTAGTGACAGTGACAGctcaacaacatcaaagaCCACAAAGACAACCTCTGCCTTGTGTGTGCAGAATTTGTCCACAAGATCTAGTG ATGGAAGCATAAGAGAGGGTTTATACCATGAATTTAAAAAGCATGGAGAGGTGACCCGCATATACATACATGGCACTGGTGGGAGCCGCTCTGCAATTATCTATTTTAGAAG GCCTGAGGAAGCTGAACGTGCGTTAGAAGTTTGTCAAGGGAAAATGTTTCTTGGTGCTGAAATGCAGATACAACACTGGCATG ATGAGAAGTTTGAAGGAAGTGATTTCCCACCTCGACATCGCGGTGGTGGGAGCATTTCTAATTACTCCGAAGATGAGTTTGACCCTGGATGCACAAGAACTCTATTTGTTGGTAACATTGAGAAGACAACTACATATGGGGACTTGAAGGAGGCTTTTGAGCGATATGGGGAAGTTATA GATGTAGATATCAAGAAACAACCAGGCAACAACCCCTATGCATTTGTGCAGTTTGCTGAACTAAGTAGTGCTATTCAGGCCCGACGAAAGATGGACAGGGAATATGTAGGCCGTAACAGAGTCAAG GTCGGCTTTGGCAAAGTGAATCCAATTAACACCATCTGGGTGGGAGGTGTCACCAACAGCCTTAGCGAACAGCAAGTTGAGCGGCACTTTGGCCGCTATGGGCGAGTCACCAAAGTGGTGATCAACCGTGTTACCAATCAAGCTTTGGTCAGTTTCGACAGCGTTGACTCTGCCACCATCGCTCATGCACAGATGAAGGGGAGGACCATGTTCTCGCGAAGAGTGAGG GTTGAGTTCGTGAGCCGTGAGAGCAGGCAGTTGTTCTATGATACTCTACAGCGCATGGGCCACAGCGAGGGTGGCGGAGGAGGCAGACGGTATGACTACCCACCCCCTGACCGTCCACGTGGACACAGCAGCGGGTACTACGATAACAGGCGTGGCAACAGCCGAGGGATGCGTGGGGGTCCGCGCAGGGGGCAGGGGTACCGGCCATGGCACTCACGCATGGAATACAATGACAACTACTCCAATAACGGCCTTTACCCTCACGAGTCTAACCCACGACACAGGGACAACTACGAGGGTGGGCCTGGGCACGAGTACGAGAGCGACGACTTTGACCAACAGCTGAAGGAGTACAACTACCGAAGGCAAAGAGAACGGGAGCGGGAACGGGAAAGGGAGGGTCGGCACATGGACCGCGGACCGAGGGATCGACATGAAGGTGATTATACCGAGGGTGACAGGTATTATCCTGAAGGAGGAAGCCGCTGGTCGCAAGGGGATCGCGATCGAGACCGAGGGCCAGATCGGGAGAGTAGTGTGGGCTCGTACGATGACGAGCGAGAGCCACGTGATCACAAGCCATCACAGCACCAGGACTACCCAGAAAAGCCTGAACACAGCATTCCAAAGGCCGAGAATCGTGAAAGGATGCCATCTGTGGAAAATAAATCTGAGTTGGCGGAAGAGAGAAAAggtaaaaagaagaaagagaaaaagagCAAGAGGCCACTGCAGCCAGGGGAGGGTGGCTCTCGAGGGAGCGACACGGAGGAAGAGGTGGTGGCCAAGCGGCGGAAGAAGGTCAAGGAAGAGGAAAGAGTCACACAACCCGACAAGACTTCAGAGTTGACGGAGAGCACTAAGAGACCAGCAGCAGACGCGCCACCACCCACTCCGGAACCTTCTCTGCCCAcggagaaaaagaagaaagaaaaaagagaaaagaaagaaaggaagAGGGAGAAGAAGACACGGCGAGCTCGAACGCCAGTCGAGGAACCTGAAAACTTTGAAAAAGACGTCCCTCTTCCTCGTGTGCATGAGGAGCAAGATCAAGTAGAGAAAGAGCACAGGTGGACACCGGACGGGACGCAAGAACCATACGAAAAGCATAGAAGACCGAGCtttgatgataatgaagagGAATGTGAAAATGGCGAGGATAAAGCCCGTAAAGTGGAAGTGGAGAAGAGGTTATCGCGTGAGGAGAGAGATCCATCTAGATCGCCCTGGGCGTCGCACCGGGAGGAGAGAAAACGCAGACACACCCCACATGAGGATTCACCACCACCGCCTCCCCCGCCACCCCCACCACCAGAAGAACCATCAAACAAAAGCAGGGTGATTGACAGGACTACTGTTCCTATGTCACGCCCACCGTATGACGTTGTGGGTCCTTCACCAGTGAGGGGAGACACGCCCTACGACACATCCCCGCTCAGCCGTGCACCCCTAGGTACCTCGCCCATAATCAATACGAAGCCAGCTGTCCTCCCAGGGTTACCTGGCACCCCACCCATTACCTCGCCTTCATCCTTGCCCCCGCCACCGCCTCTGCAGGGGTACAACCCTCCTCCTCCTACCCAGCAGTCCAATGACGACACCCTACTGGAGCTACTGTGCCGTTATCCTGTAGTGTGGCAAGGTCTGGTGGCGCTGAAGAATGACACGGCCGCCGTCCAGATGCACTATTTGTCCGGGAACTCGCGGCTGGCGGAGGCCTCCCTCCCTCAAGCGCCAGCAGCCCAAGCAATGGCGACGGTACCGCCGCCGCTACGCATCGCGCAAAGGATGAAGCTGGAGCAGTCTCAGTTAGAGGGGGTGGTCAGGAGAATGCAG TGCGAAGCAGATCATTGCCTCCTGCTTGCTCTTCCGTGTGGGAGGGATCCGCTAGACGTGCATGCGCAGACACGCGCGCTCAAGAACGGCTTCATCAACTACCTTCAGCAGAAACAAGCCGCTGGAATTATCAACGTCGCTCGGCCTGGGAGTGTACAG cCAAGCTATGTGCTCCATATCTTTCCGCCGTGTGACTTTGCGCAGGAACACCTCGCCCGCGTATCACCTGACCTACTCGACAGTGCCGCGGACAGTGGCCATCTCATGGTTGTAGTCGCGTCCGTCTAA
- the LOC5512622 gene encoding guanine nucleotide-binding protein subunit beta-1: MSELEQLRQESEALKCQIRDARKIAADTTLAQVSANIDQVGRIQMRTRRTLRGHLAKIYAMHWGSDSRNLVSASQDGKLIVWDSYTTNKVHAIPLRSSWVMTCAYAPSGSFVACGGLDNICSIYSLKTREGNVRVSRELPGHTGYLSCCRFIDDNRIITSSGDMTCALWDIETGQQTSTYSGHTGDVMSLSLNPDNESFVSGACDASAKLWDIRGGTCVQTFTGHESDINAVAFFPSGFAFGTGSDDATCRLFDIRADQELMMYSHDNIICGITSVAFSKSGRLLLAGYDDFNCNVWDTLKGERAGVLAGHDNRVSCLGVTEDGMAVSTGSWDSFLKIWN; this comes from the exons ATGAGTGAACTAGAGCAGCTAAGGCAAGAATCCGAGGCTTTGAAATGCCAGATTCGG GATGCCAGAAAAATTGCTGCTGACACAACCCTGGCTCAAGTGTCTGCAAATATTGATCAAGTGGGAAGAATACAAATGAGAACTCGAAGAACCCTCAGAGGTCATCTTGCAAAAATATATGCTATGCATTGGGGATCAGACTCAAG AAACTTAGTAAGTGCTTCTCAAGATGGAAAGCTTATAGTGTGGGATTCCTATACAACAAATAAG GTTCATGCAATTCCTTTGCGATCTAGCTGGGTTATGACATGTGCATATGCACCTTCTGGAAGCTTTGTTGCGTGCG GTGGTTTGGACAATATCTGCTCAATTTACAGTTTGAAGACAAGGGAAGGAAATGTCAGAGTTAGCAGGGAACTGCCAGGGCATACAG GATATCTATCATGCTGTCGCTTTATAGATGACAATCGAATAATAACAAGTTCAGGTGACATGACCTG tgcCTTGTGGGACATAGAAACTGGTCAACAGACTTCAACATATTCTGGGCATACTGGTGATGTAATGAGTTTGTCTCTTAATCCTGATAACGAGTCTTTTGTGTCTGGAGCATGTGACGCTTCCGCTAAG TTATGGGACATAAGAGGTGGAACTTGTGTGCAAACATTCACAGGACATGAGTCAGATATCAATGCTGTTGCT TTTTTCCCAAGTGGCTTTGCATTTGGTACTGGCTCAGATGATGCTACATGCAGATTATTTGATATCAGAGCTGATCAG GAACTGATGATGTATTCCCATGACAACATCATCTGTGGTATCACATCTGTTGCATTTTCCAAGAGTGGACGACTGCTTCTGGCTGGATATGATGATTTTAACTGCAATGTGTGGGATACCCTGAAGGGTGAGCGtgctggtgttcttgctgGCCATGACAACAGAGTCAGTTGCCTAGGGGTCACAGAAGATGGCATGGCAGTTTCCACCGGTAGCTGGGATAGCTTCCTTAAGATCTGGAATTAG